In a single window of the Cupriavidus sp. P-10 genome:
- a CDS encoding FadR/GntR family transcriptional regulator produces the protein MRNSTSDLATTPTVESPPAAGDRSYLSLASQVQALIASGEFSAGMRLPSERTLAERFSVSRTLVREAIIALEVQGLVEVRGGSGIYVCAAAPAPGPEPFELPWRPGPIESLRARVLIESEVAGLAASERKDSDLDRMFSALSLMREHMDDKQANEAADRQFHLCLAESTGNRVLLHMVTALWDSGRSDPLWGKIEEHFHTTGLREASQEDHQRIFAAVMARDATAARAAMRNHLERVIGEFTQAWR, from the coding sequence ATGCGAAATTCCACCAGCGATCTTGCAACCACTCCGACAGTCGAGAGCCCGCCCGCTGCCGGCGACCGGTCCTACCTGAGCCTGGCCAGCCAGGTGCAGGCACTGATCGCATCCGGAGAGTTCTCCGCCGGCATGCGGCTGCCGTCCGAACGCACCCTGGCCGAGCGGTTCAGCGTCAGCCGTACCCTGGTGCGTGAGGCGATCATCGCGCTGGAGGTCCAGGGGCTGGTCGAAGTGCGCGGCGGCTCGGGTATCTACGTCTGCGCGGCGGCGCCCGCGCCCGGTCCCGAGCCGTTCGAACTGCCGTGGCGGCCGGGGCCAATCGAATCGCTGCGCGCCCGGGTGCTGATCGAATCGGAAGTCGCCGGCCTGGCGGCCAGCGAGCGCAAGGACAGCGACCTTGACCGCATGTTCTCGGCCCTGAGCCTGATGCGCGAGCACATGGACGACAAGCAAGCCAACGAGGCGGCGGACCGCCAGTTCCACCTGTGCCTGGCCGAATCGACCGGCAACAGGGTCCTGCTGCATATGGTCACCGCACTGTGGGACAGCGGGCGCAGCGACCCGCTGTGGGGCAAGATCGAGGAACACTTCCATACCACCGGACTGCGCGAGGCATCGCAGGAAGACCATCAGCGGATCTTCGCGGCCGTGATGGCCCGCGACGCCACGGCGGCGCGGGCGGCAATGCGCAACCACCTGGAAAGGGTCATCGGCGAGTTCACGCAGGCGTGGCGCTGA
- a CDS encoding Bug family tripartite tricarboxylate transporter substrate binding protein: MNPTLHSSLRRAFVAARALALPALAVAAVGAHAASAYPVRPVTLVVPFPAGGAVDMIGRLVGKSLGDALGQPVVIENRAGAGTIVGAGYVAKAAADGYTLLISSGSTFTVNPAINASLPYDPVKSFEPVGLVARVPLIVLANKAVPVDTLPQMVAAVNAAPGKYVYGSFGTGTTGHFAGEMLLGATGMKLQHIPYKGSAPAVADLIGGQIPFSVDTVAASLPHIRSGKIKPIAVTGARRATLLPDVPTVAEAGYPGFDADSWVAIAAPRGLPADVKARLEKAVAQAMKDHEVQQKLLANGLEPNYAGPGQVSAMISKELPLMRATAQRASITAN, encoded by the coding sequence ATGAATCCCACTCTACATTCGTCCCTGCGCAGAGCCTTCGTGGCGGCCCGGGCGCTGGCGCTGCCAGCGCTGGCGGTTGCCGCCGTCGGGGCCCACGCGGCATCGGCGTATCCGGTCCGGCCCGTCACGCTCGTGGTGCCGTTCCCGGCCGGCGGGGCGGTCGACATGATCGGCCGCCTCGTCGGCAAGAGCCTCGGCGATGCGCTGGGCCAGCCGGTGGTGATCGAGAACCGCGCCGGTGCCGGCACCATCGTAGGTGCCGGCTACGTGGCCAAGGCCGCGGCCGATGGCTACACGCTGCTTATCAGTTCGGGCTCGACATTCACCGTCAATCCGGCCATCAACGCGAGCCTGCCGTATGACCCCGTGAAGAGCTTCGAGCCTGTCGGGCTGGTGGCGCGCGTACCGCTGATTGTGCTGGCGAACAAGGCGGTGCCGGTGGATACGCTGCCGCAGATGGTTGCAGCGGTCAACGCCGCGCCGGGCAAGTATGTCTATGGGTCTTTCGGTACCGGCACCACCGGGCATTTCGCAGGCGAGATGCTGCTGGGTGCCACGGGCATGAAGCTGCAGCATATCCCGTACAAGGGCAGTGCGCCGGCCGTGGCCGACCTGATCGGCGGGCAGATTCCATTCTCGGTCGATACGGTCGCCGCGTCGTTGCCCCATATCCGCAGCGGCAAGATCAAGCCGATCGCGGTCACGGGCGCGCGCCGCGCCACGCTGCTGCCTGACGTGCCCACCGTGGCGGAAGCTGGCTATCCCGGTTTCGACGCCGACTCGTGGGTAGCCATCGCGGCGCCGCGCGGCTTGCCGGCCGACGTCAAGGCCCGGCTGGAAAAAGCGGTAGCGCAGGCGATGAAAGACCACGAGGTCCAGCAAAAGCTGCTGGCTAACGGGCTGGAGCCGAACTACGCGGGCCCGGGGCAGGTC
- a CDS encoding Bug family tripartite tricarboxylate transporter substrate binding protein, producing MTIIKKSPVQSVQSVQSRRSALILGLAALGLGTLATTAAWAQTTWPTKPVTLLVGFPPGGQTDFAGRALLGGLQSSLGQSFVIDNKAGVNGNIASIEVMRAAPDGNKLLVGNGSMTIMPHVYTKLGIVDPQKLTPIGVMLQSPLVLVVPASSPIKTYAQFVEEVKARDKSGKTVDYGSGGTGALPHVTMELLRERMGGPKMNHVPYKGSSPAMVDLMAGRLDAMFDATSVVAPFIKSGQLRPLMVTGPKRVAMIPDVPTATESGIKDFTIISFIGLYGPPGLSPDIVKKANGALNTALKDPAVVKSIVDRGDEPGGGTPEQLATLTRTHYKMWGDVVKANNITAD from the coding sequence ATGACAATCATCAAGAAATCGCCCGTGCAATCGGTGCAATCGGTGCAATCGCGCCGTTCGGCGTTGATCCTGGGCCTCGCTGCGCTCGGCCTTGGCACGCTGGCGACGACGGCCGCCTGGGCACAGACCACCTGGCCGACCAAGCCGGTGACCCTGCTGGTCGGCTTCCCGCCCGGCGGCCAGACCGACTTCGCGGGACGTGCGCTGCTTGGCGGCCTGCAGAGTTCGCTCGGCCAGTCGTTCGTCATCGACAACAAGGCCGGCGTGAACGGCAATATCGCATCCATAGAGGTAATGCGCGCGGCGCCGGACGGCAACAAGCTGCTGGTAGGCAACGGCTCGATGACGATCATGCCTCACGTCTACACCAAGCTCGGCATCGTCGATCCGCAGAAGCTGACGCCGATCGGCGTCATGCTGCAATCTCCGCTGGTCCTCGTCGTGCCCGCCAGCTCGCCCATCAAGACCTACGCGCAGTTCGTCGAGGAAGTGAAGGCGCGGGACAAGTCGGGCAAGACCGTCGACTATGGCTCGGGCGGCACCGGCGCCCTGCCGCATGTCACGATGGAACTGCTGCGCGAGCGCATGGGCGGGCCGAAGATGAACCATGTGCCTTACAAGGGCAGCAGCCCGGCGATGGTCGACCTGATGGCCGGACGCCTGGATGCAATGTTCGATGCAACCTCGGTGGTCGCGCCCTTTATCAAGTCGGGCCAGCTGCGGCCGCTGATGGTCACCGGCCCCAAGCGCGTGGCAATGATCCCGGATGTGCCGACGGCCACCGAGAGCGGCATCAAGGACTTCACCATCATCTCGTTCATCGGACTGTACGGGCCGCCGGGCCTGAGCCCTGACATCGTCAAGAAAGCCAACGGCGCCCTGAATACGGCGCTGAAGGACCCGGCTGTCGTCAAGAGCATCGTCGACCGCGGCGACGAGCCCGGTGGCGGCACACCTGAACAGCTCGCAACGCTGACCCGCACCCACTACAAGATGTGGGGCGATGTGGTGAAGGCAAACAACATCACCGCTGATTAA
- a CDS encoding efflux transporter outer membrane subunit, with product MTLMTTSKTDSLKARTVPARWRLAVLGAAVFLASCASMTGLETQATVDDANHLAAAASIGATPVSPAAWPERAWWQGFGDPQLNALVEAALAGQPTLRIAAARVRQADALAGGAEAALFPQASLNARSTRQRFSENSVAPRPLAGSWKWASDVQLGLGYELDFWGKNQATFDAALDRARAVEVDYHAAELMLTTSVVRTYLKLDAAYAQRALTEQTYRQRQNTLDLTRRRVDAQLDSRLDMKQAEAALPATRERLAAINEIIALTQNQLAALAGNGPDAGANIRRPQLRDGYAAAVPASLPAELIGRRPDVVAQRWRVEAASHDIKAARAQFYPNISLTAFAGLQSLSLSDLLMAGSRTFGIGPAISLPIFDGGRLRANLGARQAEYDAAAEQYNATLVTALHDVVNQLVSLRWLSERAGEQQQALQLTQEAYDMAVSRYRSGVGNYLQVLSAEGQVLQQKQLLIDIETQERTLHLELIRALGGGYETAAATANDAGAARSPATRNPS from the coding sequence ATGACCTTGATGACTACCTCAAAGACTGACTCACTAAAGGCGCGCACCGTCCCGGCCCGGTGGCGCCTCGCCGTACTGGGCGCCGCGGTGTTCCTGGCGAGCTGCGCCAGCATGACGGGGCTGGAGACGCAGGCCACGGTCGACGATGCCAACCACCTTGCCGCGGCCGCATCGATCGGCGCTACGCCGGTATCACCGGCGGCATGGCCGGAGCGAGCATGGTGGCAGGGCTTTGGCGACCCGCAGCTGAATGCGCTGGTCGAGGCGGCCCTGGCCGGACAGCCGACGCTGCGCATCGCCGCGGCGCGTGTGCGCCAGGCGGATGCGCTGGCGGGCGGTGCCGAAGCCGCGCTGTTTCCGCAAGCCAGCCTGAACGCGAGAAGCACGCGCCAGCGCTTCAGCGAGAACAGTGTCGCGCCGCGGCCGCTGGCAGGCAGCTGGAAATGGGCCAGCGACGTGCAGCTCGGCCTCGGCTATGAACTGGACTTCTGGGGCAAGAACCAGGCGACCTTCGATGCCGCGCTTGACCGCGCCCGCGCCGTGGAAGTCGATTACCACGCGGCGGAGCTGATGCTGACGACGTCCGTGGTGCGCACCTACCTGAAGCTCGACGCCGCCTATGCGCAGCGCGCGCTGACCGAACAAACCTATCGCCAGCGCCAGAACACGCTGGACCTGACGCGCCGGCGCGTCGACGCGCAACTCGACTCGCGGCTCGACATGAAGCAGGCCGAAGCGGCACTGCCGGCCACGCGCGAGCGCCTTGCCGCGATCAACGAGATCATTGCACTGACCCAGAATCAGCTCGCCGCGCTGGCGGGCAACGGCCCGGACGCCGGCGCCAACATACGCCGCCCGCAGCTTCGCGATGGCTACGCGGCGGCGGTGCCGGCATCGCTGCCAGCCGAGCTGATCGGCCGCCGGCCGGACGTGGTCGCGCAGCGCTGGCGCGTGGAAGCCGCCAGCCATGACATCAAGGCGGCCAGGGCGCAGTTCTATCCCAACATCAGCCTGACCGCCTTTGCCGGCCTGCAAAGCCTGAGCCTGTCAGACCTGCTGATGGCGGGCAGCCGCACCTTCGGCATCGGCCCGGCGATCTCGCTGCCCATCTTCGACGGCGGCCGGCTACGCGCCAACCTTGGCGCCAGGCAGGCGGAGTACGACGCTGCCGCGGAGCAATACAACGCCACGCTGGTCACGGCGCTGCACGACGTGGTCAACCAGCTGGTGTCGCTGCGCTGGCTGTCCGAGCGCGCCGGTGAACAGCAGCAGGCGCTGCAGCTGACGCAGGAAGCCTACGACATGGCCGTGTCGCGCTATCGCAGCGGCGTCGGCAACTACCTGCAGGTGCTGTCGGCCGAAGGCCAGGTGCTGCAGCAGAAGCAATTGCTGATCGATATCGAAACCCAGGAACGCACCCTGCACCTGGAACTGATCCGCGCCCTCGGGGGCGGATACGAAACGGCTGCCGCGACCGCCAATGACGCGGGCGCTGCCAGATCCCCCGCAACAAGGAACCCATCATGA
- a CDS encoding MarR family winged helix-turn-helix transcriptional regulator: MNARKPSVIAELSSGELGFLVTDVRNQLLAGVERELEPLQITAAQFVVLNSIMSGKGRTLSEFCRLLGYDSGAMTRLLDRIEAKGIIRRVVNPTDRRSFIVELTEQGQAVFPQARKGTEVAIRRLLAGFSEADAQTLRGMLRRILANAAEV, translated from the coding sequence ATGAACGCAAGGAAACCCTCGGTGATCGCAGAGTTGAGTTCAGGCGAACTTGGCTTTCTCGTCACAGACGTGCGCAACCAATTGCTTGCCGGTGTGGAGCGCGAGCTGGAACCGTTGCAGATCACCGCAGCGCAGTTCGTCGTCCTGAACAGCATCATGTCGGGCAAGGGCCGCACGCTCAGCGAATTCTGCCGGCTGCTCGGCTACGATTCGGGCGCAATGACGCGGCTGCTGGACCGAATCGAAGCCAAGGGCATCATCCGCCGCGTTGTGAATCCGACCGACCGGCGCAGCTTCATCGTGGAACTGACGGAGCAGGGCCAGGCGGTGTTCCCGCAGGCACGGAAGGGTACCGAGGTGGCGATTCGTCGCCTGCTTGCCGGCTTCAGTGAAGCCGATGCCCAGACGCTGCGCGGCATGCTCAGGCGCATCCTGGCCAACGCAGCGGAAGTTTGA
- a CDS encoding MarR family winged helix-turn-helix transcriptional regulator encodes MSAGLVTALATEGAALSAVLVAASRLRRATQQGATQALRAADLTVPQWLMLCHLRGAGGSTLTETAAAIDHDAGALSRAVHLLRERDLVVALKVPGDRRSVSLRISRSGEALCDRIDAHLKRQVADAPDGGMGPQELHRLLDLMEKAVTALLGRTEQG; translated from the coding sequence ATGAGCGCCGGCCTGGTTACGGCATTGGCGACTGAGGGCGCCGCGCTGTCCGCTGTGCTGGTTGCGGCCAGCCGCCTGCGGCGCGCGACCCAGCAAGGCGCCACGCAGGCCTTGCGTGCGGCGGACCTGACCGTGCCGCAGTGGCTGATGCTGTGCCACCTGCGCGGTGCCGGCGGCAGCACCCTCACCGAGACCGCCGCAGCTATCGACCATGATGCCGGCGCGCTGTCGCGCGCGGTGCACTTGCTGCGCGAGCGCGACCTGGTCGTGGCGCTGAAGGTGCCAGGAGACCGGCGCAGCGTCAGCTTGCGCATCAGCCGCTCGGGGGAGGCGCTGTGCGATCGGATCGATGCGCACCTGAAAAGGCAGGTGGCCGATGCACCCGATGGCGGGATGGGGCCGCAGGAACTGCACCGATTGCTGGACCTGATGGAAAAGGCCGTGACGGCACTGTTGGGGCGCACGGAGCAGGGCTGA
- a CDS encoding HlyD family secretion protein: MTPANQPNSAGATPAEPAGVRPARRRRIAAAASVAVALAAASVYWLQYGRHWVSTEDAYVEGNVVQVTPQVSGVVTAILADNTDLVGSGKTLVELNGVDAQLALAAAQAQLARTVRQVRGQFAAAGQDRANVELRSVDLARAQEDMARRSALAASGAISGEELVHSTQAVRTAKASLAVATQQLKRNQALVERTSVDSHPDVQAAAVQVRNASIALSRTRIPAPVGGVVTKRSVQVGQRVSAGVPMMSVVPLDHLWVTANLKESQLRDIRLGQPVTLTTDLYGDGVVYHGRVIGQDAGTGSAFALLPAQNATGNWIKVVQRVPVRIALTPAEVMAHPLQIGLSMKISVDTRSRDGKRLVAVDASGQNYRTTVFADELARADELVRRIVEENL, from the coding sequence ATGACCCCCGCCAACCAACCCAACTCCGCCGGTGCCACACCCGCGGAACCGGCCGGGGTCCGCCCGGCACGGCGCCGGCGCATCGCAGCAGCAGCCTCGGTCGCCGTCGCTCTCGCCGCTGCATCCGTCTACTGGCTGCAATACGGTCGCCATTGGGTTTCGACGGAAGACGCGTATGTCGAAGGCAATGTGGTGCAGGTGACGCCGCAGGTAAGCGGTGTGGTCACCGCGATCCTTGCGGACAACACTGACCTCGTTGGATCCGGCAAGACGCTGGTCGAACTCAACGGCGTCGATGCACAGCTCGCCCTGGCCGCGGCACAGGCCCAGCTTGCCCGCACGGTGCGCCAGGTGCGCGGCCAGTTTGCCGCCGCCGGCCAGGACCGTGCCAACGTGGAACTGCGCTCGGTTGACCTGGCGCGCGCCCAGGAAGATATGGCGCGCCGCTCGGCGCTGGCCGCCAGCGGCGCGATCTCGGGCGAGGAACTCGTCCATTCGACACAGGCGGTGCGCACCGCCAAGGCGTCGCTGGCCGTGGCCACCCAGCAACTCAAGCGCAACCAGGCACTGGTCGAACGCACCTCGGTGGACTCCCACCCTGATGTGCAGGCGGCCGCAGTGCAAGTGCGCAACGCCAGCATCGCGCTGTCGCGCACGCGCATTCCCGCGCCGGTCGGCGGCGTGGTGACCAAGCGCTCGGTGCAGGTGGGGCAGCGCGTCAGTGCCGGCGTGCCAATGATGTCGGTGGTGCCGCTGGACCACCTGTGGGTCACGGCCAACCTGAAGGAGTCGCAACTCCGCGATATCCGCCTGGGCCAGCCGGTGACGCTGACCACCGACCTGTACGGCGACGGGGTGGTGTACCACGGCCGTGTCATCGGGCAGGACGCCGGCACCGGCAGTGCCTTTGCGCTGCTGCCAGCGCAGAACGCCACCGGCAACTGGATCAAGGTGGTGCAGCGCGTGCCGGTGCGCATCGCCCTGACGCCTGCGGAAGTGATGGCCCATCCGCTGCAGATCGGACTGTCGATGAAGATCTCGGTCGATACGCGCTCGCGCGACGGCAAGCGGCTGGTCGCCGTCGATGCGTCGGGCCAGAACTACCGTACCACCGTGTTTGCCGACGAACTGGCGCGCGCCGACGAACTGGTGCGCCGCATTGTCGAAGAGAACCTGTAG
- a CDS encoding MFS transporter: protein MKPAAKPKALLMLTIGALTSIDFLQNGMVAFATAPIMGEIGASPEEYSTIAAAYASVAVVVIALQRWMVERMGWRRYVQGALGAAAIGAILCATAESYPGFLAGRMVMALGCAGMLTSSRLAINLIPPSPARFLGIKALATGICCGTAIAPWLAAVIVTADRWPLIFWLVAAAALALLPATGVLPTAVVAPAQRSDAHPVRLVALSVGSFLVLFVLQRSYYDFYADRLWLVIGAVAGAGALLAFVWTESRSARPLLRLRSLVEPRYLSGLALFTFCYVTLGSNGYLLPIVLQRSLGHSWATAGQFYALGLAAGVATWLTISRLLPRWPSPRKYFVAGFLALAASAWLLSRTTPAPDLWGHILPALALYGVFIMTLMPVTAMQTFNGVMHDESVFSHAQQTKNMLGQLGQALGVTIATVGQQWLTTLHYSTLHGAINPASPQFQETHARFTAAFSNSMDPVRAAESATAQIAQVLAQQSALLANIDYFRALAVVGVLAIGVSKFQKVLR from the coding sequence ATGAAACCCGCCGCTAAACCCAAAGCCTTGCTGATGCTGACGATCGGCGCGCTGACCTCGATCGACTTCCTGCAGAACGGCATGGTGGCCTTTGCCACCGCCCCGATCATGGGAGAAATCGGCGCCAGCCCCGAGGAGTACAGCACCATCGCCGCGGCCTACGCCAGCGTGGCCGTGGTCGTGATCGCGCTGCAGCGCTGGATGGTGGAGCGCATGGGCTGGCGCCGCTATGTCCAGGGCGCGCTTGGCGCGGCTGCCATCGGTGCGATCCTGTGTGCCACGGCCGAGAGCTATCCCGGCTTCCTGGCCGGCCGCATGGTGATGGCGCTCGGATGCGCGGGCATGCTGACCTCGTCGCGGCTGGCGATCAACCTGATTCCGCCGAGCCCGGCGAGGTTTCTTGGCATCAAGGCGCTGGCCACGGGCATTTGCTGCGGCACGGCGATCGCGCCCTGGCTGGCCGCCGTCATTGTCACCGCGGACCGGTGGCCCCTGATTTTCTGGCTGGTGGCTGCCGCCGCCCTGGCGTTGCTCCCGGCCACCGGTGTTCTGCCCACGGCAGTGGTGGCGCCTGCGCAACGCTCGGACGCGCATCCGGTGCGGCTTGTCGCGCTGTCGGTGGGCAGCTTCCTGGTGCTGTTCGTGCTGCAGCGTTCCTACTATGACTTCTACGCCGACCGGCTGTGGCTGGTGATCGGCGCGGTCGCGGGCGCCGGCGCGCTGCTCGCCTTCGTCTGGACGGAATCCAGGAGCGCGCGGCCGCTGCTCAGGCTGCGCAGCCTGGTCGAGCCGCGCTATCTGAGCGGCCTGGCGCTCTTTACCTTCTGCTACGTCACGCTCGGTTCGAACGGCTACCTGCTGCCGATCGTGCTGCAGCGCTCGCTGGGCCATTCATGGGCCACCGCCGGACAGTTCTATGCGCTCGGGCTTGCCGCCGGCGTCGCGACCTGGCTGACAATCTCGCGCCTGCTGCCGCGCTGGCCCAGCCCGCGCAAGTACTTTGTCGCGGGCTTCCTCGCCCTGGCGGCCTCCGCGTGGTTGCTGAGCCGGACCACGCCCGCGCCCGACCTGTGGGGACATATCCTGCCCGCGCTCGCGCTCTATGGGGTGTTCATCATGACGCTGATGCCGGTCACGGCCATGCAGACCTTCAACGGCGTGATGCACGACGAGTCGGTGTTCTCGCATGCGCAGCAGACCAAGAACATGCTGGGGCAGTTGGGCCAGGCGCTGGGCGTGACCATTGCCACGGTCGGGCAGCAGTGGCTGACGACGCTGCACTACAGCACGCTGCATGGCGCCATCAATCCTGCCAGCCCGCAATTCCAGGAGACCCACGCGCGCTTCACGGCCGCGTTCTCTAACTCGATGGATCCGGTCCGCGCCGCGGAGTCCGCCACGGCGCAGATCGCGCAAGTGCTGGCGCAGCAGTCCGCGCTGCTGGCCAATATCGACTATTTCCGCGCGCTGGCGGTGGTGGGGGTGCTGGCGATCGGCGTCAGCAAGTTCCAGAAGGTGCTGCGATGA
- the uxuA gene encoding mannonate dehydratase, whose translation MKMSFRWFGTSDPIPLEYIRQIPGMTHIVSAIYDEPVGEVWPLDKILALKSTIEAAGLQFKVVESVPVHEDIKLGKPTRDQLIANYQQNIRNLAAAGVEVICYNFMPVFDWTRTELAKKLDDGSTCLAFSTREVEQIDVSQGIALPGWDSSYQPGELQALLAEYRGIDEARLWEHLEYFLRAIIPVAQECGIKMAIHPDDPPRPIFGLPRIVKNRDDLARILGIVDTPANGLTLCSGSLGAGPQNNVEALVREFGGMGRIHFAHIRNVKITPDGDFEETAHLSSCGSLDIAAIVKAYHDVGFQGYFRPDHGRMIWGETGKPGYGLYDRALGAVYINGMWEAMEKTA comes from the coding sequence ATGAAGATGTCGTTCCGCTGGTTTGGCACGTCCGACCCGATCCCTCTCGAATACATCCGGCAGATCCCGGGCATGACCCATATCGTCTCGGCCATCTACGATGAACCCGTCGGCGAGGTATGGCCGCTGGACAAGATCCTGGCGCTCAAGTCCACCATCGAGGCGGCGGGCCTGCAGTTCAAGGTGGTGGAGTCGGTCCCGGTCCACGAGGACATCAAGCTGGGCAAGCCGACGCGCGACCAGCTGATCGCCAACTACCAGCAGAACATCAGGAACCTGGCCGCCGCGGGCGTCGAAGTCATCTGCTACAACTTCATGCCGGTGTTCGACTGGACCCGTACAGAACTGGCGAAAAAGCTCGATGACGGCTCGACCTGCCTTGCCTTCAGCACCCGGGAGGTCGAACAGATCGACGTCAGCCAGGGCATCGCCCTGCCCGGCTGGGATTCCAGCTACCAGCCAGGGGAGCTGCAGGCGCTGCTGGCCGAATACCGCGGCATCGACGAAGCCCGGCTCTGGGAGCACCTGGAGTATTTCCTGCGCGCGATCATTCCCGTGGCGCAGGAGTGCGGGATCAAGATGGCCATCCATCCGGACGATCCGCCGCGCCCCATCTTCGGACTGCCGCGCATCGTCAAGAACCGCGACGACCTGGCACGCATCCTCGGGATTGTCGACACGCCGGCAAACGGCCTGACGCTGTGCTCGGGCTCGCTTGGCGCCGGCCCGCAGAACAACGTCGAGGCGCTGGTGCGCGAGTTCGGCGGCATGGGACGCATCCACTTCGCCCATATCCGCAACGTCAAGATCACCCCGGACGGCGACTTCGAGGAAACCGCCCACCTGTCGAGCTGCGGATCGCTGGATATCGCCGCGATCGTCAAGGCGTACCATGACGTCGGCTTCCAGGGCTATTTCCGCCCCGACCACGGCCGCATGATCTGGGGAGAGACGGGCAAGCCGGGATACGGGCTCTATGACCGGGCACTGGGCGCCGTCTATATCAACGGGATGTGGGAAGCGATGGAAAAGACGGCCTGA
- a CDS encoding Lrp/AsnC family transcriptional regulator, translating to MKETKFRTKSARDAPVQAASQTLPPTPHVDSLDRADKAILRALQQDASISNVALAAKVNLSPPACLRRVERLKELGLIRGIVALLNPAALDAGMLVMIGVVLDRSTPESFALFESAAQKVSGCMECHVVTGEFDYFMLVRTRDSESFNRLHAEQLLYLPGVRQIRSFMVLKQVLSTTQFPI from the coding sequence ATGAAAGAAACAAAATTTCGCACCAAATCCGCCCGCGATGCACCAGTTCAGGCCGCGTCGCAAACGCTGCCACCCACACCCCACGTGGACTCGCTCGATCGCGCCGACAAGGCGATCCTGCGAGCCCTGCAGCAGGACGCATCGATCTCCAACGTGGCCTTGGCCGCAAAGGTCAACCTGAGCCCGCCCGCCTGTCTGCGGCGCGTGGAACGGCTCAAGGAGCTGGGGCTGATCCGCGGCATCGTGGCGCTGCTCAACCCTGCTGCACTGGATGCGGGAATGCTTGTGATGATCGGCGTGGTGCTGGATCGCTCCACGCCAGAATCCTTCGCGCTGTTCGAGTCTGCCGCGCAAAAGGTGTCCGGCTGCATGGAGTGCCATGTCGTGACCGGCGAATTCGATTACTTCATGCTGGTGCGCACAAGAGATAGCGAGAGCTTCAACCGCCTCCACGCGGAACAATTGCTCTACCTGCCGGGTGTCAGGCAGATCCGGTCGTTCATGGTGCTCAAGCAGGTGCTATCGACGACGCAGTTTCCAATCTGA
- a CDS encoding 1-aminocyclopropane-1-carboxylate deaminase, which translates to MNLKRFARYPLTFGPTPIQPLKRLSAHLGGKVELYAKREDCNSGLAFGGNKTRKLEYLIPDALAQGCDTLVSIGGIQSNQTRQVAAVAAHLGLKCVLVQENWVNYSDAVYDRVGNIQMSRMMGADVRLVADGFDIGIRKSWEEAMESVRKEGGKPYPIPAGCSEHPLGGLGFVGFAEEVRAQEAELGFKFDYVVVCSVTGSTQAGMVVGFAADGRADRVIGIDASAKPAQTRAQILRIARHTAGLVELERDIVDADVVLDERYGGPEYGLPSEGTLEAIRLSARYEGMMTDPVYEGKSMQGMIDMVRRGEFPEGSRVLYAHLGGAPALNAYSFLFRNG; encoded by the coding sequence ATGAATCTCAAGCGCTTTGCCCGTTACCCGCTGACGTTCGGCCCCACGCCCATCCAGCCGCTCAAGCGCCTATCTGCCCACCTTGGCGGCAAGGTCGAGCTGTACGCCAAGCGTGAGGACTGCAACAGTGGCCTGGCCTTCGGGGGCAACAAGACCCGCAAGCTCGAATACCTGATCCCGGACGCGCTCGCGCAAGGCTGCGACACGCTGGTCTCGATCGGCGGCATCCAGTCGAACCAGACGCGTCAGGTGGCTGCCGTGGCCGCGCACCTGGGACTCAAGTGCGTGCTCGTCCAGGAAAACTGGGTCAATTACTCCGATGCGGTATATGACCGGGTCGGCAACATCCAGATGTCCCGGATGATGGGCGCCGACGTGCGCCTGGTGGCCGACGGCTTCGACATCGGCATCCGCAAGAGCTGGGAAGAGGCCATGGAGAGCGTGCGCAAGGAGGGTGGCAAGCCGTATCCGATTCCGGCCGGCTGCTCGGAGCATCCGCTGGGTGGCCTGGGCTTCGTCGGCTTTGCCGAGGAAGTGCGCGCGCAGGAGGCTGAACTGGGTTTCAAGTTCGACTACGTCGTTGTGTGTTCAGTCACCGGCAGCACGCAGGCGGGCATGGTGGTGGGGTTTGCCGCCGACGGCCGGGCTGATCGCGTGATCGGCATCGATGCCTCCGCCAAGCCCGCCCAGACCCGCGCGCAGATCCTGCGCATCGCCAGGCACACGGCGGGGCTGGTGGAACTGGAGCGCGACATCGTCGACGCCGACGTAGTACTCGACGAGCGCTATGGCGGCCCCGAATATGGCCTGCCGTCCGAAGGCACGCTAGAGGCCATCCGCCTGAGCGCCAGGTACGAAGGCATGATGACCGACCCGGTCTACGAGGGGAAATCGATGCAGGGCATGATCGACATGGTCCGGCGCGGCGAATTCCCCGAAGGCTCGCGCGTGCTGTATGCCCATCTCGGCGGCGCACCGGCGCTGAACGCCTACAGCTTCCTGTTCCGCAACGGCTGA